The following are encoded in a window of Magnolia sinica isolate HGM2019 chromosome 11, MsV1, whole genome shotgun sequence genomic DNA:
- the LOC131218082 gene encoding uncharacterized protein LOC131218082, whose product MYCASIPSYSELVSMFMRAEQDGDRQSRMRALMAPMQRPEIQSRPFLGKRPRADSPPRLMAPPALVRRPSVWCAYCKRPGHTEVTCFTRMRDSIFSPPQRINCQLPQTISPPPLRSAPAHSSFRPPNVDGLVLKDTLVVREFEDVFSKIPGLSPRRKIDFTIDLMPDATPISLPTYHMAPCEMEELRKQSTICSTRYDEALLDLAVQAPEQVVDSLARVPEALAPLPLEQEEVNAVMREIRILGTFDHKNVIPLKEILTSSDFLQDIDKDEQGNPVGYHYTGRIYLVLEYMDHTLEGLLSHRDAPFPAAHVKILDGLCYCHANRVLHRDIKDFSLSRWCPSDDSNEPNKDNTKLTLEVTSLWYRPPELLLQTKEDRDYGTSIDIWSVGCVFTKLLGQQVMEGENKAGFYIPNP is encoded by the exons ATGTactgcgctagcatacctagctactctgagctagtgagcatgttcATGAGGGccgagcaggacggggacaggcagtcccgtatgcgagcactgaTGGCTCCTATGCAGCGACCTGAGAttcagagcagaccattcctcgggaagaggccgcgggcagattcacCGCCAAGACTGATGGCTCCACCTGCCCTTGTGAGGCGACCTAGTGTGTGGTGTGCCTATTGTAAGAGGCCAGGCCATACGGAGGTAACTTGCTTCACTAGGATGAGGGATAGCATCTTCTCACCACCCCAGAGGATCAACTGCCAGCTTCCCCAGACTATATCACCACCACCTCTACGCTCGGCACCAGCTCATTCATCCTTCCGGCCACCC aatgttgacggCCTGGTACTTAAAGACACGctagtggttcgagagtttgaggatgtgttcagtaagatacctggactatcTCCTCGGCGCaagatcgacttcactatcgaccttaTGCCCGATGCGACACCAATATCTCTTCCGACGTATcacatggctccatgtgagatggaggaactgaggaaacaatCGACGATtt GTTCAACCCGATATGATGAAGCTCTACTAGATTTGGCAGTGCAAGCACCAGAACAGGTGGTGGATTCACTTGCTCGGGTGCCTGAGGCACTTGCACCTCTTCCTCTTGAGCAAGAG GAAGTAAATGCTGTAATGCGTGAAATTAGAATTTTAGGAACATTTGATCATAAAAATGTGATTCCTTTGAAGGAGATTTTAACATCTTCAG ATTTTCTTCAAGACATTGACAAGGACGAGCAAGGAAATCCAG TTGGCTACCACTACACTGGTAGAATCTACTTGGTTCTTGAGTACATGGACCATACTTTGGAAGGTCTTTTAAGTCATAGAGATGCGCCATTTCCAGCTGCACATGTCAAG ATATTGGATGGGCTCTGCTATTGTCATGCTAATCGAGTGCTTCATCGTGACATCAAAG ATTTTAGCCTTTCACGCTGGTGCCCCAGTGATGACAGCAATGAACCAAACAAGGACAACACCAAACTTACATTAGAGGTTACTTCTTTGTGGTATAG GCCTCCAGAATTGCTTCTTCAAACCAAGGAGGATCGTGATTATGGCACTTCTATTGACATATGGTCTGTTGGCTGTGTTTTTACAAAGCTGCTTGGACAACAAGTCATGGAAGGGGAAAACAAGGCAGGCTTCTATATCCCAAATCCTTAA